The Pseudomonadota bacterium genome has a window encoding:
- a CDS encoding methyl-accepting chemotaxis protein, with protein sequence MASNIFRLLRRLGVRGTLLGLAVLVITPTLLASVQSIRGDQHRLERIRAAAEWNEALQPLRDLTRLMALHRGLTSRVLNGDDSARPTRLEARSKIKALFAGSRAQIPSNSSTGEALQRFESRWAQVRRMTDTPGLAPRAVFGAHTLLIARIQAAVRSAQSRDLNALPPRVLSLSELQMDLGQAAEYTGQIRGLGAGYVSSAGADASVRGDVRVLGELASALVSGIEENAAVGEREALGKAVRGAIQALGAYTDHASEVMAAPESTTGGAYFDRGTQVIKGLSAANTTVREVLLEELDGVAKAAAAGAGRSIATGILVLLIVSGAVTAFGLYLFAELGAEPTVVREMTDRIARGDLRGHEPIRARNGIIVAVDQMREQLRTTLAMVSSDAESLARASADVASAAESIAEGAQSQAARVEHSRAALASVQAAIRSNSGSAERTDDIAQETSREAEQGETTVREAVRSMRTISDSIAVVKEIASRTNTLSLNAAIEASRAGRYGKGFAVVAHEIGKLAERSQNAALEINELAQDSVKTAEQVQGVFAAIAPKVAETADRVGEIRCGSEHQSESTQEVASAMGELLSVAQSNTDEAQRLAATSEALRERSTSLNTRVERFRFA encoded by the coding sequence ATGGCCAGCAATATCTTCCGCCTCCTGCGCCGATTGGGCGTGCGCGGGACGCTGCTTGGGCTCGCGGTATTGGTGATCACCCCCACCCTGCTCGCTAGCGTCCAGAGCATTCGAGGCGATCAGCACCGACTCGAGCGCATCCGCGCCGCCGCCGAATGGAATGAAGCACTGCAACCGCTACGCGACTTGACGCGTCTGATGGCCCTGCATCGCGGTCTTACCTCCCGCGTCCTGAACGGCGACGACAGCGCCCGCCCAACACGGCTCGAGGCGCGGTCCAAGATCAAAGCCCTCTTCGCCGGCAGCAGAGCGCAGATCCCGTCGAACTCGAGCACCGGCGAAGCGCTCCAGCGCTTTGAGTCACGTTGGGCGCAGGTGCGGAGAATGACCGACACGCCGGGACTTGCGCCCCGCGCGGTGTTCGGTGCTCACACGCTGCTGATCGCACGGATTCAGGCGGCGGTGCGCTCGGCGCAGAGCCGCGATCTCAACGCCCTTCCGCCACGCGTGCTGTCGCTCAGCGAGCTGCAGATGGACTTGGGGCAGGCCGCCGAGTACACGGGGCAGATTCGCGGGCTGGGCGCCGGCTACGTGAGCAGCGCGGGCGCCGACGCCTCCGTGCGCGGCGACGTGCGCGTGCTTGGCGAGCTGGCGAGCGCGCTGGTCAGCGGCATCGAGGAGAATGCAGCCGTTGGCGAGCGTGAAGCCTTGGGCAAAGCCGTGCGTGGCGCCATCCAGGCGCTGGGCGCATACACCGATCACGCCAGCGAGGTAATGGCAGCCCCCGAGAGCACCACCGGCGGAGCCTACTTCGATCGAGGCACTCAGGTGATCAAGGGTCTGAGCGCCGCCAACACCACCGTGCGCGAAGTGCTCCTCGAGGAGCTGGATGGGGTGGCAAAGGCGGCCGCTGCTGGGGCTGGCCGCAGCATCGCCACGGGTATCCTCGTGTTGCTCATCGTGAGCGGCGCAGTCACTGCGTTTGGCCTGTACCTATTCGCTGAGCTAGGCGCTGAACCTACGGTGGTGCGCGAGATGACCGATCGTATCGCGCGGGGCGATCTGCGAGGGCATGAGCCAATCCGGGCGCGCAACGGCATCATCGTTGCCGTGGATCAGATGCGGGAGCAACTGCGCACAACCCTCGCAATGGTCTCGAGCGATGCCGAATCGCTGGCGAGAGCCTCCGCCGATGTTGCGTCCGCCGCCGAGTCCATCGCCGAAGGCGCGCAGAGCCAGGCGGCGCGCGTGGAGCATAGCCGCGCTGCCCTCGCCAGCGTGCAAGCCGCGATCCGCTCGAACAGCGGCAGCGCTGAGCGCACCGACGATATCGCACAAGAGACCTCGCGCGAGGCCGAGCAAGGCGAGACGACGGTGCGCGAGGCCGTACGCAGCATGCGTACGATCTCCGACAGCATCGCGGTGGTGAAAGAGATCGCCTCGCGCACCAACACGCTCTCCCTGAACGCTGCCATCGAGGCGTCTCGCGCCGGTCGCTACGGCAAGGGCTTTGCGGTCGTCGCCCACGAGATCGGCAAGCTCGCCGAGCGCAGCCAGAACGCGGCGCTCGAAATCAACGAACTCGCCCAAGACTCGGTGAAGACTGCGGAACAGGTGCAGGGGGTCTTCGCCGCCATCGCGCCGAAGGTGGCGGAGACGGCCGATCGGGTGGGTGAGATCCGGTGCGGCTCAGAGCACCAGAGCGAGTCGACGCAGGAGGTGGCGAGCGCCATGGGCGAACTGCTGTCGGTCGCGCAGTCAAACACCGACGAAGCACAGCGCTTGGCCGCGACCTCCGAAGCCCTGCGCGAGCGCTCTACCTCGCTGAACACGCGCGTGGAGCGCTTCCGCTTCGCCTAG
- a CDS encoding FAD-dependent oxidoreductase, translating to MGGVSRATRRRLVEAMTGGAALQLLGACTGAGQRGRAHYVRAHSRRPFVAPRVSAERIVRVIAGLRPYRPSGFVVRRERLDHKILVHNYGHGGGGISLSWGSSALAVREVRGEAPAQAAVIGAGVMGLTTARLLQDAGWQVTLYTAQMPRHTTSNIAAGQWGPTSVFELTRVDPAFEARYQWAARISHHAFQNLVGPRYGVRFLENYYLGDRPHEPSYYARELPELFAEMSDLLPGEHPFPVPHVHRTVTMQIEPAIFLRQLEADIRLAGGRFVVRAFESPQELLALPEQTLFNCTGLGSRELFNDVELTPAKGQLVFVLPDQQVDFATIGGGRGVRYMFPRTGELVLGGSWERGEFSLATDVGLAEQIVADHKALFDAMEV from the coding sequence TTGGGCGGAGTATCTCGGGCGACACGTCGTCGCCTAGTCGAAGCGATGACGGGCGGCGCGGCGCTCCAGCTGCTCGGGGCGTGCACGGGCGCGGGTCAACGAGGGCGAGCCCACTATGTGCGCGCTCATTCTCGCCGACCCTTCGTCGCACCGCGGGTGAGCGCCGAGCGTATCGTGCGTGTCATCGCCGGCCTGCGCCCCTATCGGCCGTCGGGCTTCGTGGTGCGTCGCGAGCGCCTCGACCACAAGATCCTAGTTCACAATTACGGTCACGGCGGCGGGGGAATCTCCCTCTCATGGGGCAGTTCTGCCCTGGCTGTGCGGGAGGTACGGGGCGAGGCGCCTGCACAGGCAGCGGTGATCGGCGCCGGGGTCATGGGCCTTACCACCGCGCGCTTGCTGCAGGATGCGGGCTGGCAGGTAACGCTTTACACCGCCCAGATGCCTAGGCACACCACGTCCAATATCGCTGCCGGACAGTGGGGGCCGACTAGCGTGTTCGAACTCACGCGCGTCGATCCCGCCTTCGAGGCGCGCTACCAGTGGGCGGCGCGCATCTCCCACCACGCCTTTCAGAATCTGGTGGGTCCGCGCTACGGCGTGCGCTTTTTGGAGAACTACTACCTAGGCGATCGCCCCCACGAGCCGAGCTACTACGCGCGTGAGCTGCCGGAGCTTTTTGCCGAGATGTCGGATCTGCTGCCCGGTGAGCATCCCTTCCCTGTCCCTCATGTCCATCGCACGGTGACCATGCAGATCGAGCCCGCGATATTCCTGCGCCAGCTGGAGGCCGACATTCGCCTGGCTGGAGGTCGCTTCGTGGTACGAGCGTTCGAGTCACCGCAGGAGTTGCTCGCCCTGCCCGAGCAGACACTCTTCAATTGCACAGGGCTTGGGTCGCGAGAGCTATTCAACGATGTGGAGCTAACGCCAGCCAAGGGGCAGCTCGTGTTCGTGTTGCCGGACCAGCAGGTCGACTTTGCGACGATCGGCGGCGGTCGCGGGGTGCGCTACATGTTCCCGCGCACCGGCGAGCTGGTGCTCGGTGGCTCCTGGGAGCGCGGGGAGTTCAGCCTGGCGACGGACGTGGGGCTCGCGGAGCAGATCGTGGCTGATCACAAGGCTCTGTTCGACGCCATGGAGGTGTAG
- a CDS encoding pectin acetylesterase-family hydrolase — MMLRKMRTLSVVALSAISLSAVAAEEWIQIPVSGEMQYELPNGEFKTIDPSCSGGPILVDGEIVAADTQYSFFVQPGSSRRLLIFLDGGGACWDAQTCVGTPLLNASTYNLTVDETPEELAASGGVFAADNPDNPYADYTKVAVPYCSGDVHWGSRDTTYTLAFPPLEWTVRHRGTDNFLSVLHWLRTQGDEVGVDFEAVRNLTVMGASAGAYGTMIAFPYVAELAPRARLRLLADAGIGVLNEPFYTTALFDPQAPEAANWGIANALPNFMGLDENFLATYVTQPLGLVPGWFAALAQYRPRAKLAMFTSNLDDTQVDFYALMEALDGRPLDDPAIPLEWYLKMQAITNATEGLRNYRTFIEDGTFHTITVSDEYYLPGASGISVRDWNQAMITFGVEGWDTVDVGSPF, encoded by the coding sequence ATGATGTTGCGAAAAATGAGAACACTGAGCGTCGTCGCCCTGAGCGCCATCAGTCTCAGCGCCGTGGCCGCTGAGGAGTGGATTCAGATTCCGGTGTCCGGGGAGATGCAGTACGAGCTGCCGAACGGTGAGTTCAAGACCATCGATCCCAGCTGCTCCGGCGGCCCCATTCTGGTCGATGGCGAGATCGTCGCCGCCGATACCCAGTATTCCTTCTTCGTGCAGCCTGGCAGCTCGCGACGCCTGCTGATCTTCCTCGATGGGGGCGGTGCCTGTTGGGACGCGCAGACCTGCGTCGGGACGCCTTTGCTGAACGCCTCCACCTACAACCTTACGGTGGACGAGACGCCGGAGGAGCTCGCTGCGAGCGGCGGCGTCTTCGCCGCCGACAACCCGGACAACCCCTACGCGGACTACACCAAGGTGGCCGTCCCCTACTGCAGTGGAGATGTGCACTGGGGCAGCCGCGACACGACCTATACGCTCGCCTTCCCGCCCCTCGAGTGGACCGTGCGCCATCGCGGTACGGATAACTTCCTTTCCGTGCTTCATTGGCTGCGCACCCAGGGCGATGAGGTGGGCGTAGATTTCGAGGCCGTGCGCAACCTGACCGTAATGGGCGCCAGCGCGGGCGCCTACGGCACGATGATCGCCTTCCCTTACGTGGCTGAGCTGGCACCTAGGGCTCGTCTTCGCCTGCTCGCTGATGCTGGCATCGGCGTACTAAATGAGCCCTTCTACACCACGGCGCTGTTCGATCCGCAGGCCCCCGAGGCGGCCAACTGGGGTATCGCCAACGCTTTGCCCAACTTCATGGGGCTCGATGAGAACTTCTTGGCTACCTACGTAACTCAGCCGTTGGGGCTTGTGCCGGGCTGGTTTGCGGCGCTCGCCCAGTATCGACCGCGTGCGAAGCTGGCGATGTTCACTAGCAATCTCGACGACACTCAGGTGGACTTCTACGCGCTCATGGAAGCGCTAGATGGTAGACCGCTGGACGATCCGGCTATTCCCCTCGAGTGGTACCTGAAGATGCAGGCTATCACCAACGCCACGGAGGGGCTGCGTAACTACCGGACCTTCATCGAGGACGGTACCTTCCACACGATCACGGTGAGCGACGAGTACTATTTGCCTGGCGCATCGGGGATCTCCGTGCGCGACTGGAATCAAGCAATGATCACCTTCGGTGTCGAGGGCTGGGATACGGTCGATGTGGGGTCGCCGTTCTAA
- the pulA gene encoding pullulanase-type alpha-1,6-glucosidase, with the protein MAALRVHHQVGTRLARRGAAIIAALAPLVLWANNGSEPSTVTIAGSLQAALGCPSDWQPDCEATYLTFDGDDRVWQGTFTVPAGQWEYKAPLNDSWTENYGEGGELDGANIPLNLGADTAVKFYYDHGTHWVTDNVNSLIATAPGSFQSELGCASDWDPSCLRSWLQDPDGDEIYTFQAYLPGGDYEVKVAIGESWDENYGDGGVPGGDNIAFTVPGDIAKLQFAFDNATKALTITDAPPRPEPATVTVAGSLQEELGCPGDWQPDCAATYLVFDSDDLIWQNTFAVPAGSWEYKAPLNDSWDENYGDNAEFNGPNIPLNLEQAADVKFYFDRGTNWVTSDANATIATVPGSFQSELGCAADWDPSCLRSWLKDPDGDGTYRFSATLPAGDYEAKVAIDESWDENYGDGGVRDGANIPFTVPEPIAEVFFTYDPNTNILEIGLEEGGPIGSLARATAYWVGEDTIAWNAGGTSDTYRLHYAADGGMSTDAEGVTGAEGSLTLAFDANGLPEAVREKFPHLADLQALKIAAEDLALVPELLRGQVALSVADEARGPFDATSLQLPGVLDDLYTYDGPLGPQISEDGVPSLRLWAPTAKQVNLVLFDSEDPDAGGTSLAMTEDRATGTWSSTGSADWIGQHYLYEVEVFVPATGEVERNLVTDPYSLGLSMDSQRSLLVDLADPTIAPEDWATYTKPSLSAPEDIVIYELHVRDFSVNDLTVPAQERGTFAALARKSTAGTNHLRALASAGLTHVHLLPVFDIASVGEDKTVWQAPDPADLALLPPDSQQQQAAVTATADQDGFNWGYDPWHYTVPEGSYATDPNGTARINEFRAMVRTLNDAGLRVIMDVVYNHTNASGQNAKSVLDRAVPGYYHRLNASGDIERSTCCENTATEHAMMEKLMVDSIITWARNYKVDGFRFDLMGHHSKANMLAVRAALDALTLEADGVDGKAIYLYGEGWNFGEVANDARFVQATQRNMAGTGIGTFSDRLRDGVRGGNPFSNIRDQGFINGLYYDPNGEDQGDALAALLRSSDWLRIGLAGDIADYVLVDADGNEVRADEVDYFGQPAGYTADPQENITYVSAHDNETLFDATALKAPPATSIDDRMRIQQLGNSLALLGQGIPFIHAGQEFLRSKSMDRDSFNSGDWFNAIDWTGESTNWGNGLPVAEKNQDNWGLMGPLLADPLLAPQAGDVRTTTARFAELLRIRSSSPLFRLRSGDEVKSRVSFHNTGPSQEPGLIVMSIDDVSGEIDLARRQIVTLFNAGNDAVSFPFAPPGEDMAYALHPTQAESDDPVVRTAYYDPALGAFEVPARTTAVFVAARPAVEQIDVLIARVDALEAEGALESGPATLLRTTLGAARGNLADDAPTVARFQLRLVVRQVQRLVTDGRLDDERGAALIDGVRTVLASIR; encoded by the coding sequence ATGGCAGCACTACGTGTTCACCACCAGGTGGGGACGCGCCTCGCACGTCGCGGCGCAGCAATCATCGCCGCGCTCGCGCCACTCGTCCTTTGGGCGAACAACGGCTCGGAGCCGTCCACCGTCACGATCGCCGGCAGCCTACAGGCGGCCCTCGGCTGCCCCAGCGACTGGCAGCCCGATTGCGAGGCCACCTACCTCACCTTCGATGGGGACGATCGCGTCTGGCAGGGCACGTTCACGGTCCCCGCCGGCCAATGGGAGTACAAGGCGCCGCTGAACGACTCCTGGACGGAGAACTACGGCGAGGGCGGCGAACTCGACGGCGCCAACATTCCCCTGAATCTCGGCGCCGATACGGCCGTGAAGTTCTACTACGACCACGGCACGCACTGGGTCACGGACAACGTGAACTCCCTCATCGCCACCGCCCCCGGCAGCTTCCAGAGCGAACTCGGCTGCGCCAGCGACTGGGACCCGAGTTGCCTGCGCTCCTGGCTGCAGGATCCGGACGGCGACGAGATCTACACCTTCCAGGCCTACCTGCCCGGCGGCGACTACGAGGTGAAGGTGGCCATCGGCGAGAGCTGGGATGAGAACTACGGCGACGGCGGCGTCCCGGGCGGCGACAACATCGCCTTCACTGTGCCCGGCGACATCGCCAAGCTGCAGTTCGCCTTCGATAACGCTACCAAAGCGCTCACGATCACGGACGCACCGCCGCGGCCCGAGCCGGCCACGGTGACCGTCGCCGGTAGCCTGCAGGAGGAGCTCGGCTGCCCGGGCGACTGGCAGCCGGACTGCGCGGCCACTTATCTCGTGTTCGACAGCGATGACCTCATCTGGCAGAACACCTTCGCCGTGCCCGCGGGCAGCTGGGAGTACAAGGCACCCCTGAACGACTCCTGGGACGAGAACTATGGTGACAACGCGGAGTTCAACGGCCCCAACATCCCCCTGAACCTCGAGCAAGCCGCCGACGTGAAGTTCTACTTCGACCGCGGCACCAACTGGGTGACGAGCGATGCCAACGCCACTATCGCCACCGTTCCCGGCAGCTTCCAAAGCGAACTTGGCTGCGCCGCCGATTGGGACCCGAGTTGCCTGCGCTCCTGGCTCAAAGACCCGGACGGCGATGGCACCTATCGCTTCTCTGCCACCCTCCCCGCCGGCGACTACGAAGCCAAGGTGGCGATCGACGAGAGCTGGGATGAGAACTACGGTGACGGCGGCGTCCGTGACGGTGCCAATATTCCCTTCACAGTGCCGGAGCCGATCGCCGAGGTGTTCTTCACCTACGACCCGAACACCAACATACTCGAGATCGGCCTCGAGGAGGGCGGTCCTATCGGCAGCCTGGCCCGCGCCACCGCCTACTGGGTAGGCGAGGACACAATCGCCTGGAATGCGGGCGGCACGAGCGACACCTATCGATTACATTACGCTGCTGACGGCGGTATGAGCACGGACGCGGAGGGGGTCACGGGCGCGGAGGGGTCCCTCACCCTCGCCTTCGATGCGAATGGACTGCCCGAGGCCGTGCGGGAGAAGTTCCCGCATCTCGCCGATCTGCAGGCGCTGAAGATCGCCGCGGAAGATCTTGCATTGGTGCCCGAACTGCTGCGCGGCCAGGTCGCCCTCTCCGTCGCCGACGAGGCGCGCGGACCCTTCGATGCCACCAGCCTGCAGCTCCCTGGCGTTCTCGACGACCTCTACACCTACGACGGTCCCCTTGGCCCGCAAATCAGCGAGGACGGTGTGCCGTCCCTGCGCCTATGGGCGCCGACCGCCAAGCAAGTGAATCTTGTGCTCTTCGATAGCGAAGACCCCGACGCAGGCGGCACTTCCCTCGCCATGACCGAGGATCGCGCCACGGGCACCTGGAGCAGCACTGGCAGCGCCGACTGGATCGGGCAGCACTACCTTTACGAGGTAGAGGTGTTCGTGCCCGCAACCGGGGAGGTCGAGCGTAACCTAGTGACCGATCCCTACTCCCTCGGCCTCTCCATGGATAGCCAGCGCAGCCTACTCGTGGATCTCGCAGATCCCACCATCGCTCCCGAGGACTGGGCAACCTATACGAAACCTTCGCTAAGCGCGCCCGAGGACATCGTCATCTACGAGCTGCACGTGCGTGACTTTTCCGTGAACGACCTCACGGTACCTGCGCAGGAGCGTGGCACCTTCGCGGCGCTCGCCCGCAAGAGCACGGCAGGCACGAATCACCTACGAGCGTTGGCCAGCGCGGGGCTTACCCATGTGCACCTGCTGCCCGTCTTCGACATCGCGAGCGTGGGCGAGGACAAGACCGTCTGGCAAGCACCAGACCCTGCCGACCTCGCTCTTCTGCCGCCCGACTCGCAACAGCAGCAGGCAGCGGTCACCGCCACCGCCGACCAGGACGGCTTCAACTGGGGTTACGACCCCTGGCACTACACCGTGCCCGAGGGCAGCTACGCCACCGATCCGAACGGCACGGCCCGCATCAACGAATTCCGCGCTATGGTGCGCACGCTAAACGACGCTGGCCTGCGCGTGATCATGGACGTGGTCTACAACCACACCAACGCCTCGGGGCAGAACGCGAAATCGGTCCTCGACCGTGCGGTGCCCGGCTACTACCACCGCCTGAACGCCAGCGGTGACATCGAGCGCAGCACCTGCTGTGAGAACACGGCCACCGAGCACGCCATGATGGAGAAGCTCATGGTCGACTCGATCATCACCTGGGCCCGCAACTACAAGGTGGACGGCTTCCGCTTCGATCTCATGGGCCATCACTCGAAGGCCAACATGCTGGCCGTTCGCGCCGCCCTCGATGCCCTGACCCTCGAGGCGGACGGCGTCGACGGCAAAGCCATCTACCTCTACGGCGAGGGCTGGAACTTCGGCGAGGTTGCCAACGATGCGCGCTTCGTCCAGGCCACCCAACGCAACATGGCAGGCACGGGCATCGGCACCTTCAGCGATCGCCTGCGCGACGGCGTGCGCGGCGGCAACCCCTTCAGCAACATACGCGACCAGGGCTTCATCAACGGCCTGTACTACGATCCGAACGGAGAGGACCAGGGCGATGCCCTAGCAGCACTCCTGCGCAGCTCGGACTGGCTGCGCATCGGCCTCGCCGGCGACATCGCGGACTACGTGCTGGTCGACGCCGACGGCAACGAGGTGCGCGCCGATGAGGTGGACTACTTCGGTCAGCCCGCCGGCTACACGGCAGACCCGCAGGAGAACATCACCTACGTCTCCGCTCACGACAACGAAACCCTGTTCGACGCCACGGCGCTCAAGGCACCCCCCGCCACCTCGATCGATGACCGCATGCGCATTCAGCAGCTGGGCAACAGCCTAGCGCTGCTCGGGCAGGGTATCCCCTTTATCCATGCGGGCCAGGAGTTCCTGCGCTCGAAGTCGATGGATCGCGACAGCTTCAACTCAGGTGACTGGTTCAACGCCATCGACTGGACTGGCGAGAGCACCAACTGGGGCAACGGACTGCCCGTGGCGGAGAAAAACCAGGACAACTGGGGCCTCATGGGTCCGCTTCTCGCCGACCCCCTCCTCGCGCCTCAGGCGGGCGATGTGCGCACCACTACAGCGCGCTTCGCTGAGTTGCTCCGCATCCGCAGCTCGAGTCCCTTGTTCCGCCTGCGCTCAGGTGATGAGGTGAAGTCACGCGTTAGCTTCCACAACACAGGACCGAGTCAGGAGCCGGGGCTCATTGTGATGAGCATCGACGATGTGAGCGGCGAGATCGACCTCGCCCGCAGGCAGATCGTCACTCTGTTCAATGCGGGGAACGACGCGGTGAGCTTCCCCTTCGCGCCGCCGGGCGAGGATATGGCGTACGCGCTGCATCCGACGCAGGCCGAGTCCGACGATCCGGTGGTGCGCACGGCTTATTACGATCCTGCCTTAGGGGCTTTTGAGGTGCCGGCGCGCACGACAGCTGTGTTCGTGGCCGCGCGGCCAGCCGTGGAACAGATCGACGTGCTGATCGCCCGGGTCGACGCGCTGGAGGCCGAGGGCGCACTGGAGAGCGGCCCTGCTACCTTGCTCCGCACGACGCTAGGCGCTGCCCGCGGCAACCTGGCGGACGATGCGCCCACGGTAGCGCGCTTCCAACTGCGCCTAGTCGTGCGACAAGTGCAGCGTTTGGTAACGGATGGCCGCCTGGACGATGAGCGCGGTGCAGCACTCATCGACGGTGTGCGTACCGTGCTCGCCTCGATCAGGTAG
- a CDS encoding DUF3127 domain-containing protein: protein MELTGKITHALPEVSGNSARGPWRKREYVIEIPGDYPKQVCFMVWGDKIDQFQIQEGQELTVYFDLESREYNGRWYTDVKAWRIQQGEASAQAAGGPAAAEPPPAASSSIIDDDVPF, encoded by the coding sequence GTGGAACTGACAGGCAAAATCACCCATGCACTGCCGGAAGTCTCCGGCAACTCCGCCCGCGGCCCCTGGCGCAAGCGGGAGTACGTGATCGAAATCCCCGGCGACTACCCGAAGCAGGTGTGCTTCATGGTGTGGGGCGACAAGATCGATCAGTTTCAAATCCAGGAGGGGCAGGAACTGACCGTGTACTTCGATCTGGAGAGTCGTGAGTATAACGGCCGCTGGTACACGGACGTGAAGGCTTGGCGAATTCAGCAGGGCGAAGCGAGCGCCCAGGCCGCCGGCGGACCCGCCGCCGCAGAGCCGCCACCGGCAGCGTCATCCTCGATCATCGACGACGACGTCCCGTTCTAG
- a CDS encoding YdeI/OmpD-associated family protein: protein MSLFFDHEFEAPICHHDVGSTRYRYTVVFLPDALKTVLPLEEFPRLRISGEVNDHPLEASLTPVRGEWYVLLSKSLLKAIDSTVGDTVAVRFRVADQDAVEVPASLRQALAGDAELEALWAASSAGKQRALAYRVASAKTAPTQEKRIREVFAILRGELDLRGKPVAPKS, encoded by the coding sequence ATGTCGCTGTTTTTCGATCACGAGTTTGAAGCGCCGATCTGCCACCACGACGTCGGTAGCACCCGTTACCGCTACACGGTGGTCTTCTTGCCTGACGCGCTGAAGACGGTGCTGCCGCTCGAGGAGTTTCCGCGCTTGCGCATCAGTGGCGAGGTGAACGATCACCCCCTGGAAGCCTCGCTCACTCCCGTACGCGGTGAGTGGTACGTGCTGTTATCGAAGAGCCTCCTGAAGGCGATTGACTCGACGGTAGGCGATACGGTGGCAGTGCGCTTTCGTGTCGCCGATCAGGATGCGGTGGAGGTGCCTGCATCATTGCGCCAGGCGCTGGCGGGTGACGCAGAACTCGAGGCCTTGTGGGCAGCGTCTAGCGCAGGTAAGCAGCGCGCCCTGGCCTATCGTGTGGCGAGTGCGAAGACAGCGCCCACGCAGGAGAAACGAATCCGTGAGGTGTTCGCCATCTTGCGCGGTGAGCTCGACCTACGAGGCAAGCCCGTAGCGCCGAAAAGCTGA
- a CDS encoding DMT family transporter yields the protein MSNDNLRAIIFMVVSMAAFALEDLFIKKASGSLPIGEIVMILSIGGAIVFGSRCYLRGAPLLSADFLHPLVVARNVAEVLATVCYVSSLALIPLSLLAAILQATPLVVTVGAALWLKEDVGWRRWLAVLVGLVGVMIILRPGFAGFRPEALLALLATFGLAARDLASRRIPSKIRSEQLAWWAYLCMLPAAALLSVATGRYVAASLEAWAFLGLAIAIGAVAYASLIAATRIGDVSAVIPFRYSRLIFALALGVLLLGERPDTPTLLGAGIVVGSGLYAWVRERQRAALRA from the coding sequence GTGAGCAATGACAACCTCCGAGCCATCATCTTCATGGTGGTGTCGATGGCCGCCTTCGCCCTGGAGGATCTCTTCATCAAGAAGGCCTCCGGGAGTCTGCCGATTGGGGAGATCGTGATGATCCTCTCCATCGGCGGCGCGATCGTCTTTGGCTCCCGCTGCTATCTGCGCGGTGCGCCCCTGCTCTCGGCAGACTTCCTCCACCCGCTGGTGGTGGCGCGCAACGTAGCAGAAGTGTTAGCCACCGTGTGCTACGTGAGCAGCCTCGCCCTCATTCCCCTCTCCCTGCTCGCCGCCATCCTTCAGGCTACCCCGCTGGTGGTGACGGTGGGGGCTGCCCTGTGGCTGAAGGAAGATGTCGGCTGGCGACGATGGCTAGCGGTGCTGGTCGGCCTCGTCGGCGTGATGATTATCCTTCGCCCAGGCTTCGCGGGCTTTCGCCCCGAGGCGCTGCTGGCGCTCCTCGCCACCTTTGGTCTCGCGGCCCGCGATCTCGCCTCGAGGCGCATCCCCAGTAAGATCCGCTCGGAACAGCTGGCCTGGTGGGCCTACCTCTGCATGCTGCCCGCCGCGGCCTTGCTCAGCGTAGCCACTGGTCGCTACGTGGCGGCGAGCCTCGAAGCATGGGCGTTTCTCGGGCTTGCGATCGCTATTGGTGCGGTCGCCTACGCCAGCCTCATCGCGGCCACGCGAATCGGCGATGTCTCGGCGGTTATTCCCTTCCGCTACTCCCGCTTGATCTTCGCCCTGGCCTTGGGGGTGCTGCTGCTCGGCGAACGCCCCGATACCCCCACGCTCCTCGGCGCCGGCATTGTCGTGGGCAGCGGTCTCTACGCTTGGGTACGTGAGCGCCAACGCGCCGCCCTGCGCGCGTAA